The genomic interval CAAGAATCTTTATATCGCGCAAATCTGGATTATTATGATTTATACTTAATTCATTGGCCTAATCCTAAACAGGATACATATGTAGAAGCATGGCAAGCATTAATTGACGCTAAAAAGTGGGGGCTCATTCGTTCAATTGGTGTTTGTAATTTCTTACCTGAACATATTGAGCGCTTAGAAAAGGAAACGGGTGTTAAACCAAGCACAAACCAAATTGAATTACATCCATTTTTCAATCAAGCTGAACAAAGAAAATGGCATGAAGAGAATAACATTAAGACAGAATCTTGGAGTCCATTAGCCAGAGCAAGTGAAGTCTTACATAATGACACGATTCAATCAATTGCCAACAACCACAACAAGTCGGTTTCACAAGTGATCTTACGTTGGCATTATCAACTAGGCGCGATTTCAATACCAAAATCAGCATCACCGGTACGACAATTAGAAAACATTTCAATCTTTGACTTCACCCTAAGTGAAACAGAAATGAACATGATCTCTGGACTAACTCGTTTTGACGGCAGGCTGAAAAATCAAGATCCTGCTGCATATGAGGAGTTTTAAACAATAACGATCTGACCAAACAAAAGCACATCACAATTAAATAAGTGATGTGCTTTTTGTTTGGTATAGGCCTGGTCAGTTATTGACGTAATAGTAAGGACATTATATTATGTTTAACCCAGTATGGTTAGAAGTTCCTTTTTCGTTATTCATTTTAATTTCATGTTGATCTAATAAATCTGATTACCATCTTGATCTTCAAGTTTAAATGGGCAGGTGCTTCACATAATTCATTTGCTTTTAGTCAGTATTTTTATTCCTTTTTCTTTAAGCTGCTTTTGAAGTTCTCGAACGTCTGTAAACGATTCGAGATTTTTGGCTTCATTCCATCCTGGATTAAACGTCATGTTGTTCTTGTCAAACATTCCTTGGATTAGCCCAATGACACATTGTTCGTTTTTCATCAAAAGTATATGCTCTTACACTGTATGAAGCTCTTAAAATTCGTTAAATTTTTGTTAACTATTGAAAGTTTCTTACAAGAAGCAACAAAAAAGGTCCGGCATAAACAGCCCGACCTTTCAACTATACCTTAAGGTATAGAAAATTGTGATATAACGATAAAAATATCATTACATAATGTATGTAAATTAATTTTACTTTGCAAATAAGTGGTTACCTATTCTAATGACTGTATCCCTAGTAAAAATCCATTCATCTGTTGCCAGGAGCGGATTATAGTAATAAACAGAACCATAAGTAGGATCCCAACCTTTTAATGCATCAATAACAGCTTGATAAGCATAGCTATTTGGGGTCAAATCATATTGACCATCATGTACAGCTGTAAAAGCATTTGTTTGGAAAATAACCTGATAAATATTTTTAGGAAAACCTGGCGTTGACATTCGGTTTAAAATGACTGCAGCAACAGCTACTTTTCCTTCATACGTTTCTCCACGAGCTTCTCCATGTACAACCCTAGCCATCATGTCAATATTATTTAATTTTGCCTGAGTTTGGAATCCAAATACTCCATCCGGTAACAGTCCAGAATCTAGTTGAAGTTTTTTCACAGCATCATCAGTAATTGAACCATAATACCCTGTTGGTTGACTGTTAAAGTAACCCATTTTCTCTAATTTTTCTTGTAACTCATAAACTTCTTGTCCTTGACTTCCATTGTGTAAAATTTCTTGAGCAAAGGTTGAATTTGGTATAAAAAACATGAAACAAAGAAAAAAAACAAACGACATTACCTTTAACAAAAAATCACATCCTTCGATTTATTTTGCTACCATTCTACTTTATCACACAATAAAAATAGATTTATATTACATTAGTTCCGATTTTAACCATGTCTAAATAAGGAAAAAGTCTTAAAAGAGAGAATAAGAAAAGGATGTTGAAGAAGATGCGGGAGTGAAGGTTGAGTCTAAGATTGATCAGTTTAATGAATTTATACGTGAAATTGAATAAGAAAACTATCTTGATGACGACAAATATCAAGACATTGATATCAATTTTGAAAGTTTTACCTAAAAACAAGCAAGCTATCAAAAAAGTAGATGCTTGTTTTTACGTGATTAGTTGTGGCTTTTGCTTTGATGGTTTAAATAAATATTCGTTGTTTTTGTTACACAAAAAAGCCTTTGTACTAGGTACAAAGGCTTCATAATTATTATATAATTTTTTACTTACATATAATCGTAAACAGAATCTTCAAAATAGAGCCAGTGGTAATATTCAATCTGTGGATCTGACATCTCAGCAATAACTTTTTCACTGAATTTTTGTTTGTCTAATAAATCCTTCACTTTAGAATCTCTGGCTAATTTACTCATTTTAAATCCTCCTAATATATGAGAAGTAACGAAGCAGTTACCGCTTTGTAAACGCTTTCTTTTTCTTGTTTTTATTATATATCTCATATTGAGATTAAACAAATATCAAATTGAGATAGATATTTAAAAACTAATATAGAAATGTTATTTAGATGTCGCCTGAGTCGGAAGACAGGCTATAAGAGTTGCTGGATTGTTTCGTGAGATTCTTTTCTAAAAGATTGTTGTTTTATAAATCGTGTTTGAGCAGGTTGTTTTTATAAACAGTATAAGTAGGTGCTATTTTCTCTTACAAGAAAGTGAGGATGGCGCCTTTTGGAGATCCGTAGGAAAAATACTTTATGGCTTACATCAGAAAAATAGTATACATCGAATAATTATAATATTTATAATTTACCAAACTTTTTGAATTATATTGAATATCTGATATACTAAAAAAATAGTTAAATTTTTCTTCTTTAAACGAATAGATTACCGTAATCATTTCAATTTTAGTTTTCTCTTATAATAGTATTTCATTTAAAACGAATTGTTGTAAAATAGAGAGAGAGAGTTGTGAAAGGGGATACAAAATGTTGAACACGAAATACTTAGATTTACTGGCTCAAAAATATGATAGTGAAGAAAAAGTAGTCACTGAGATTATTAATCTTGAAGCCATTCTTAATCTGCCAAAGGGGACAGAGCATTTTGTCAGTGATTTACACGGGGAGTATCAAGCCTTTCAGCATGTGTTAAGAAATGGCTCTGGGAAGGTAAAAGAGAAAATAAAAGACCTTTTCGAAGAGGTTTTATCTGAACAAGAAATAAATGAATTTGCTGCATTAGTATATTATCCTGAAGAAAAAATCCAGTTAATTAAAAATAGCTTTGATAATGAAAAAGAATTAAACGGATGGTACACAGAAATGATTGAGCGTATGATTAAGCTCATTTCTTATGCCTCCTCCAAATATACACGCTCGAAATTACGGAAAGCATTGCCTGATCAGTTTGTTTATATTATAGAAGAGTTACTTTACAAAACGGAAGATTTCCAAAATAGGGAACCTTATTATTCAAGTATTGTCCAGCAAATTATTTCCCTCGGTCAGGCTGATAAACTCATTATAGGCCTTGCTTATACGACTCAGAGATTGGTTGTGGATCATCTTCATGTCGTAGGGGATATTTATGATCGCGGACCCGAACCTGATAAAATAATGGAAGCGCTCATTAATTATCATTCCGTTGATATTCAGTGGGGAAATCATGATGTCCTTTGGATAGGCGCGTTTGCCGGTTCAAAGGTTTGTCTTGCCAATATTATTCGGATCTGTGCCAGATACAACAACTTGGACATTATTGAAGATGTGTATGGAATCAATCTTAGACCGCTTCTTAATCTTGCGGAGAGATATTATGAGGACAATCCAGTCTTTCGACCAAAGTCCCAAGGGGATGAAAACCTATCTAAGGAAGAGCAATTACAAATAACGAAAATTCATCAAGCCATTGCAATGATTCAATTCAAGCTTGAAAGCCCGATTATAAAGAGACGCCCGACCTTTGATATGTCAGAAAGGCTGCTGCTTGAGAAGGTTGATTATGACAAAAACGAAATCACGCTTCATGGGAATACGTATCCGCTGGAAAATACATGCTTTGCGACGGTTAATACACTTCAGCCTGATCAATTATTAGAGGAAGAAGAACAAGTGCTGGACAAGCTGTTATTTTCTGTCCAGCATTCGGAAAAGCTCGCCAGACATATGAATTTTCTAATGAAAAAAGGCAGTCTATATTTGAAATATAACGGAAACTTATTAATACATGGCTGTATTCCTTTAGATGAACTAGGCAATATGGAAAAAATGGAGATTGAAAGTAAAACGTATGCAGGCCGTGAGTTACTTGATATTTTTGAACACTATTTACGACATGCTTTTGCACATCCTGAAGAAACGGACGATCTAGCAACAGATATGGTTTGGTATTTATGGACAGGACAATATTCATCACTTTTTGGGAAAAGAGAAATGACAACCTTTGAAAGGTATTTCATCAAGGATAAAGCAACCCATAAAGAAAGAAAGAACCCATACTACCATTTACGTGAAGAGGAGGAAACGTGCAGCAAAATCCTCGCAGAATTTGACCTGGACCCTGACCAGGGCCATATCATAAACGGCCATACACCAGTAAAAGAAATTAACGGAGAAAATCCAATCAAAGCAAATGGAAAAATGATTGTCATCGATGGAGGCTTCTCAAAGGCATATCAATCCACAACAGGCATTGCTGGATACACGTTATTATACAATTCCTACGGCATGCAGCTTGTTGCCCATAAACATTTTCAATCAAAAGAAGATGTTCTCCTCAATGGAACAGATGTCTTATCTGTAAAAAGATTGGTGGATAAAGAGCTGGAGCGAAAAAAGGTTTTAGAAACAAATGTAGGAGAGGAATTACTGCAGGAAGTCTCGATTTTAAATCGTTTGATGGAATATCGGTATGTGAAGTGAGAGAAATGATTATGTTTTAATAGATAACGTTTGATAGAACATTTGTTCTATGGATGTGCTATAATTGTATTACAGTAGTTAGGTAAACTCAAGGGTGGTCAGCATTACCCCGAAAAGATTGGGGGTGATGCTTATGATGACAGTATTTCAAACGTTCATGCTAATGATCGCATTTGCTAGTTTGGTGTTGTCCCTCATATCTTTTAGAGACAAAAAATAACCACCCTTGAGCGTTGGAGTGCAATAGGGTGAGTTATTTACCTTAACACGCTGATCCCCTTGAAGGGAACCTGCTATTGTATGGCTGTTTGGTGTATGAGCACCAAACAGTCTTTTTTAATATATGTCACTTTCTACTTATATTATAACCAAAGATTACATGGTTGAAAAGGAATGAAAAAGGAAAGCCGGAAGTAAAAAGGACGTTCATGCTAATGATCGCATTTAATCGTTTATTGTTGTACATCACGTCTTTTAGAGACAAAAAATAACAAAGCTTTGAGCTTTAGCGGATAATAGAGTAGTTGAACCAAAACTAAAAAACGAATCCTAAAACAATATAAATTTTTGATATGATTGTGTTTTTTATTTATGGAAGTATAATTATATACACACCGAAATTCGGAACTTACTTATTCAAGCTCTAAAGGAGGGTAGCCCATGCAAAGCAAAAATAAGACGGTCGTAAGGTCAATGGATATCCTTAATCTTTTCTTAACACATTCAAAGTTGAGCTTTAATGAAATGGTGCTTTTTTCAGGTATCCCCAAAACATCCGTTTATCGAATGGTTATTTCGCTAGAGGAAATGGGTTTTCTTGATAAAGATAAAGATGGAAAGTATTCGCTTGGATTATTATTTCTTCAATTTGGACACTTAGTAGCGGAAAGACTTGATATCCGGCAAATTGCTTTGCCAATTATGCAAAAGCTTCATCATGAGGTTGGAGAAGCGGTTAATCTTATTGTTCAGGATGGTAAAGAAGCCATTTATATTGAAAAACTAGATACAAAACAGCCTGTAAGACTTTACACGGCAATAGGGCGAAGATCGCCGCTTTATGCCGGAGCATGTTCTCGGGTGATTCTTGCTTTTTTGCCGCATGATGAGAGGGAGCAATATTTAGAACAAATTGAATTAAAGCCAATTGCGTCTGGTACGATTACAGATAAGGAGAGACTACGCCTTCTTCTTGAAGAAACACAAAGATCAGGATATACCGTCAGTCACTCAGAACTTGAAAATTATTCTTCTGCAATTGCTGCACCTATTTTTAATTATAATGGTCAAGTTATAGCGGGTATTAGTATTGCAGGACTTGATGTGAATTACCAGCAAGAGGCACTGCCCCAATTGGTTGAAAAGGTTAAACATGCAGCATTCGAAATTTCGCAGAATTTTGGATATATCCAAAATTGACATGGTTAAATTAGATATGAAAATAGTTTAATAGACTGTCAATGAAACGTGGGAATAAGTCTATTTTGAAAGATGAATCATTTTGAAATTTATCAAGCAATTAGATAGAATGTTGTTCTATTCGTATACGTAAATAAAAGGACATAGATTTTTATCTAACTAGTTCAAATATCGTGGATAAACATATGTAATAGCATACCAATTTGCAGACCAAATCTCAGAGTTGATTTGGTCTGTTCTTTTATGTTTATGGCAACTTTTGTTGATTTTTAACATAAGAAATCGCTGAGTAAATCACAACCTAATTCGTATAATGACAACAGCTATTGTCCATGTGGGAATTAGGGTGTTGATTCTGAGGTACATTAAAGGGTAATTATAATTTTATGTTAAAAAAATATAGAGTTTGTGAGAAAGTTTACTTAAAGTAAAGAACAGTTTATTTCAATAAGATATTCCATTTATACCCAATAGTAAGGAAACTAATGTTAAAATTGAAAGTGATATTAATCCAACCAGGCAGATTGTGAATTTAAAAGGGAAATACATATGGAGCGTATTAAATAATGAATAATAAGAATATCCTGCTAAATATTGTAGGTTTCATACTATGTTTTATCATGTTCAGTGTAAGTATGCTGTATGTTGAAAAAGCACCCTTATTAATTTTAATAGGAATTATGGGTTTAAGTGGCTTTTCTTACCTAGTTTATCAAATTGTAACGGTAGCAATAGCTAGCAAGAAATAATTTCTTATTCAATTATATGGGCTGGTTAGTTTAATAAAGTTTAATTAAAAGTGAGTGAGGAAATGTAGAAAAATGAGGTAGTCTTATGATTTTAAAACGAGCAATTCTAAAGTTTTTACTATACTTTGCAGTTTTTACAGTCAGTAATTTAATTTTGAAAGCAATTATGATCCCCTCCGATTTGAATCTTCACGAGATAGTCCGAACATTACTTACGACTAGTTCAATCTCTTTTGGAATCGCTTTTGTTGAGTACTTTATGAACAAGAACAAGAAATAATTCACGAGTGATGAGCTAATGGGAGCTTGAGTTTAATTGAGGAATGCTGCTTTGGCAGCTTTTTTTCTTATTTGCTACGGTGCAGGTTAGTTTAACAAGTGTTGCTTAATGTCAAAATAAAAAAAGCTTGGTTTAAATTTTCCCAAGCTCTTCTATACAAGAATTATTAAAGAATTAACTCTCTATTTGATCGACTTGTATCATAATTTTGGTGACGTAATGTTCCTTATGATTCATGACAACTGTATCATAAATATACTCTTCAAAAACATAATCACCTAAGGCTAAATTTAAACGATCCATCTCTGAAAAAAGTCGCTTATATGTTTTTTGTATTGTTTTCTCATCCCCTATATGATAACCACTGAGAAAATCACCCTTAACACTTTTAAAATAAGGATATCCTTTCTTTGGATTTGGTTGCTCAATATATAAATAGCTATAATTAGTAAATTCTCCCTTTAATACATGCTCCCGTTTCGTTATAACACCTATTGGATATCCTGTATCAAGTTGTAATACATTTAATTCATTAATAAAATCTGAAACGACCTCTACAAATTCTTCATCGGTTATATTTTCAATATTTCTACTTAAATAAAGTGTTGCTTCTGGTAATTGTTCAACCGTAACTTGATGTAAATCAAGGTGTGACGCTTCTTCCATTAATGCTATTTTTGTCTCGATAATTTTTTCCTTCATTTCAATCTCCTGACGTTTTTTCACAATCTCAACTTTTTTTTGATACATTAAAGCCAAAAAATTTTCAGGAGATCTATTTTGCGTATATTGTTGAATATCGTTTAGCGACATACCAAGATATTTTAATAAATCAATAACAAAGAATAGCTCTATCTGGCGAATTGAATAATATCGGTAACCTTTTTCATTTTTCAATACAGGAGACAAAAGCCCAATTTGATCGTAGTAAAAGAGTGTCTGTTTGTTGACTTTACAAAGCTTCGCGAATTCCCCTGTAGTTAAATATTTTCCATTTTTTTTATCCATTTTTTACAACTCCACCCTTGACTATATAGTTACTATATACACTAGGATGGAAATTGTAAACAAATGAAAACAATATAAGTTAGTTTACGGTAATTAGTTTTGATAAGGAGAATGTAAAAGATGAAGACTCATAAAGTCACCTTAGGATTATTATTAATGAATTTATTTATAGCCTTTTTGGGAATTGGTCTTGTAATACCCGTCTTACCTACGCTGATGAATGAATTAGGCATTACTGGAACAACAGTTGGTTATTTAACAGCGGCGTTTGCAATTGCTCAATTGATTGTTTCACCATTTGCAGGGAAAGCGGTAGATAAATGGGGTAGAAAAATTATGATTGTAATTGGCTTATTTATTTTCGGCATCTCAGAATTTTTATTTGGGATCGGCAGAGAAATCGAAATGCTATTTATTTCTCGTATTTTAGGTGGAATTAGTGCTGCGTTCATTATGCCTGCTGTGACAGCTTTTATTGCTGATATAACAAATTTGGATACTCGCCCGAAAGCACTGGGTTATATGTCAGCTGCCATTAGTACAGGATTTATTATTGGTCCAGGTATTGGTGGATTCTTAGCGGGATTTGGAACACGTATACCATTCTTCTTTGCAGGAGCACTTGGTACAATTGCGGCTATACTTTCTATTATTTTATTATCTGAGCCGAATCGTAAAGAAGAAATTAATGAACAAGGCTCAGATGGTAAGATTGGCTTCAAACGTATTATTGCTCCAAAATATTTCCTTGCGTTTATTTTAATTTTTATTGCCTCATTTGGTTTAGCTGCTTTTGAATCGTTCTTTAGTCTATTTGTGGACCATAAATTTCAATTTAAACCATTCGATATAGCCATTGTTATCACAGGTGGTGCAATTTTTGGTGCAGTTTCACAAGTTCTATTATTTGATAGGCTTACTCGAATTTGGGGTGAAATTAAACTGATTCGATATAGCCTAATAGTATCAGCCTTACTTGTCTTTTTAATGACTGTTGTTCATTCATATTTCTCTATTTTACTTGTTACATTTATTGTTTTTGTAGGATTCGATTTATTCCGACCAGCAGTTACTTCATACCTTTCAAGTATCGCCGGGAACGAACAAGGTTTCGTTGGTGGAATGAACTCTATGTTTACAAGTTTAGCGAACATTAGTGGACCAATTCTAGGGGGGATATTATTTGATATAGATATTAACTACCCTTACTACTTTGCGACTGTGATACTATCTCTGGGAATAGTTATTACATTGTTCTGGAAGAAGCAAGCAAATGATTCTTCAAACGAAGTAAAGGCTAGTGTAGCTAATTCATCAAATTGAAATAAAGACGAAAATTGTGAAACATTGTACTATACAAAAGGGTAGCAATAATTGAAGATCCAGCTGCCTTACCAGGGCAGCTTTTCTTGTTAGAATATCGGTGCAGGTGAGTTTAATAAGGGTTTTTTGGGAGGCAAGGAAGTTTTAATGTTTATAACTTAATGCGGGGGAGAGTAAATTGATACGAGCTGCAACTTTATTAGATATTCCTGTAATTACATTACTCAAACTAAAAATGTTTAAAGAAGCTGGATGGAAGACATTTTTAGAGAAGATTTTATTAAGGAAGTTGAGAACACCTATAATAAATGATATGAAACTGGAAGAGCTAATCATTTTGTAATTGAAAACGACAATGAAAGTATTGCGTGTGCTGGACATTTAGCAAGTAAATCCTACATTATTGCAAAAATAATTCTTATACTGTTATCACTTTTTCCAGTTGTAATCGGTGCTTTCGCTTTTTGGGTCTTTTTTTCGTAGATTGACTCCTTGCTTGTTGAGCTAACGGTATCCTTCACAAAGTTAGAAAAATGCCAAGCTCCACATTAGGAAATCGGCGTTTTTTCTATATATTTATTTCTAATTATAATTTATTTAATGGACTTCTTATGGTTAATTCAAATCTTTTAAATACCACGCATCCATAGCAGAATGGTCAGAACCTGATAGTGGTTCATGTAAAAGTGTAAAACCAAATTTTTCATATAATATACATGCATTTTTTAATTCATGCTTTGTTTCTAAGTAGCACTTTGCATAATGTTTAGAGGCAAATGACAAAGCTGTTTCCATTAGCTTCTTACCTAATCCTAAACCTTGTGTTTTTGTATTTAAGTATAGCTTTTGCAATTCGCAAACTTTATCATGTTCGTTAAACGGTGCTATACCAATTCCGCCAACAACTTCTCCGTCCATTTCTACTACCCAATAATTCGCATGTTTTAAATTATTATAATATTGGTGAAGGTCGTTAAGTTGAGGATCAAAATAAGCTGTTCCAGGAATCGCTAATCCTAGGGATTTTAATGAATCTTGTATTATTTTTTTTACTCTTGCATTGTCTTCTTTTTTAATTTCGCGAATAATCATATACGATCTCCTTCAATTAGGTCTTAATAAAGATTGCGGAAGATTTTTGAAAATGGCATCTCTTAAATGTTGACTTAGTCTACATTTAAGAGATACTGGTATAGTAATTTCAAAAGTGGATTAAGTCAACTAAAGGAGAAAGTATAGATAAAGAAATTATTTATGATATCAGACAATTCAATTAATTTTATACAAAGGTACTTAGTTTATTTAATAACCAAATTCTAGATACAGATTATTCTTTAACCGAAGCAAGAATATTATTTGAAATAAGCGAGATTACTGAGTGTGTTGCGAATAATCTCGTTAAAGAACTTAATTATTGATAGATGCTATATGAGCAGAATTTTACGTAAATTAAAGAGGGAAAAATTAATAGAGAAAATAAGCTCAACAATAGACAGTAGTAAAAACTTTTTCTTTTTAACAAAAAAGGAGAGGAGCTGCTAGGTGAAATTAATATTCAGTCAGATGAACAAATAAATCAATTGTTTAATGGACTAACTGATAGTGAGATTAATGAAATTCGTATTTCAATGATGAAAATAAAAGAAAAATAAATTAGAAAAAAATAAATTTTGAATGTTAGATGATCTAGTTAGGATACCAATATTTAGATGACTCTATTTTAGTAAATTGTCTGAACCACCATCCCTGTTTTTTTACTTCCATTCAATAACGTAAATGATTATTATTAATATAAGAGTTAATTAGTTTAAAAGAAGGTGTTGTCCTAATATGACCTTGGTTTTTAATGTTTCAAACCACTTAAAAGCTAATGCAAAATCTCTAGCTGAAGAAATCGTTGACGGTGTTCTGCATAGTATAAAATTAGAAATTCCTCAGTGGGAAAAAGAACAAGCAATAGAAATGTATATTGCATTTATTAATTTTTTAGGTGATTCTCTTTTTGTCGAGGAAGAGGGAGTACCACGAACACTCATTGAATGGAGTAAGAAGAACGCAGCTAGACAGGTATCTCCAGAAGGGAAAATTTCAGAGATCATTGTTCGTTATCCACCAACAAGGGACGTTTTTACTGACATAATTACGAATATTAGCATTGAGTTTGGGCTTTCATTAAAAGATCATTCTTTCATTATTAAGCGGATAAACAATATGTTGGACATTAGCCTCAATGAAACTGTTTTTGCTTTCGAACGCCTATCCGACGAATATAAAGTGGAGACGCAAAGAGAACTAGCTGAGCTTTCAGCACCTATTGTATTAATTAAAGAAGGTATTGCGGTTCTCCCCTTGATTGGCATTATCGATTCATATAGGGCGAATTACATAATGGAAAAAGTCGTTCCAAAAGTTGCTGAACTACGGATAAACTATGTGATTGCCGACTTCTCAGGTATATTGAAAATTGATACAGATATAGCACATCATCTTCATCAAATAGGACAAATGTTCAATTTGTTAGGATTACAAACCCTAACAACAGGTCTACGCCCTGAATTAGCAAAAACCGTTGTCAAAAGCGGAATTAATATGTCCGAATTTACTACTTTTGCAAACGTTAAGCAAGCATTAGAAAGCATTAAATAATAATAAATAAAACACATTATACCAGCATTACATCTGCTGGTTTTTTTATTCTTATTCCCTTTTATCCTAAAAAAGAATTCGCAGAATTCTTTGCTAAAAATGAATGGTTAGGATGTAAGGCTAAATCGATTGACTTGGAATATTTTATTGATAAGTGGCTTACTAGAATAGAAAACGATAGAATAAAAACCATCAATATTTACAACTGATGAAAATACAGCAGTAGTAAATATTGATGGTTTTTTGGGAGGTAAGGAAGGAATTATGTGTGAACCGAGACACATCTCTTTTTCATAACTGGAACGGTTAAGCCGTGGTTATGTCCGTACCGTCAGCCTAATTGTATTTAGCCAAGTACTTTTTCCAAAAGTCTTGACTGACTTGGCATTTCCAATCCCCGCCTATGATAATAGTAGATAAAAATCCTACTTCCCCTGTATTACAACTGCTAAAATTTTGGAGACTAGCAGAAACAATTTAGTAAGTTCCAATTGTTAGGGCTATTAATATAACAACTTTACTAGAGATGCTAAAAACTAATTATTAAAAAAGCTAGTCAAAGTATCTTCTTGAACTAAACCAGCTAATAGTTTGTCAACATTTTTCAATGAAAAATAAAAATACAACGTGATATACTAAAAAGTGCATACCAAATAACCTTTATTCTCAATATCTTGGAAAGTAGTTCTGCTTTTTAGTAAGGCAAAAATCCTATGTAAGAAGGGTGATTGAATCGTCCGATTCCAGGGGATAGATTGATTGATCAAGTATTCTTCAATACTACTAGAGAGAGAGTCTATTTCAGCCTCTAACTTTGATAGATCCTCTTTATATTGAAGAAGTAAATTTACATACATACCAATGCTTAGAATGTGACTTTGTCAATCA from Metabacillus sediminilitoris carries:
- a CDS encoding aldo/keto reductase gives rise to the protein MNNLVPETTLNDGLTLPVIGLGTYLLKGNEGGNAIQNAIDIGYRLIDSAYNYENEGTVGEAVRRSSVPREKLRITSKLPGRYQAYDKAVTTIQESLYRANLDYYDLYLIHWPNPKQDTYVEAWQALIDAKKWGLIRSIGVCNFLPEHIERLEKETGVKPSTNQIELHPFFNQAEQRKWHEENNIKTESWSPLARASEVLHNDTIQSIANNHNKSVSQVILRWHYQLGAISIPKSASPVRQLENISIFDFTLSETEMNMISGLTRFDGRLKNQDPAAYEEF
- a CDS encoding cell wall hydrolase → MLKVMSFVFFLCFMFFIPNSTFAQEILHNGSQGQEVYELQEKLEKMGYFNSQPTGYYGSITDDAVKKLQLDSGLLPDGVFGFQTQAKLNNIDMMARVVHGEARGETYEGKVAVAAVILNRMSTPGFPKNIYQVIFQTNAFTAVHDGQYDLTPNSYAYQAVIDALKGWDPTYGSVYYYNPLLATDEWIFTRDTVIRIGNHLFAK
- the fbp gene encoding fructose-1,6-bisphosphatase produces the protein MNTKYLDLLAQKYDSEEKVVTEIINLEAILNLPKGTEHFVSDLHGEYQAFQHVLRNGSGKVKEKIKDLFEEVLSEQEINEFAALVYYPEEKIQLIKNSFDNEKELNGWYTEMIERMIKLISYASSKYTRSKLRKALPDQFVYIIEELLYKTEDFQNREPYYSSIVQQIISLGQADKLIIGLAYTTQRLVVDHLHVVGDIYDRGPEPDKIMEALINYHSVDIQWGNHDVLWIGAFAGSKVCLANIIRICARYNNLDIIEDVYGINLRPLLNLAERYYEDNPVFRPKSQGDENLSKEEQLQITKIHQAIAMIQFKLESPIIKRRPTFDMSERLLLEKVDYDKNEITLHGNTYPLENTCFATVNTLQPDQLLEEEEQVLDKLLFSVQHSEKLARHMNFLMKKGSLYLKYNGNLLIHGCIPLDELGNMEKMEIESKTYAGRELLDIFEHYLRHAFAHPEETDDLATDMVWYLWTGQYSSLFGKREMTTFERYFIKDKATHKERKNPYYHLREEEETCSKILAEFDLDPDQGHIINGHTPVKEINGENPIKANGKMIVIDGGFSKAYQSTTGIAGYTLLYNSYGMQLVAHKHFQSKEDVLLNGTDVLSVKRLVDKELERKKVLETNVGEELLQEVSILNRLMEYRYVK
- a CDS encoding putative holin-like toxin, giving the protein MTVFQTFMLMIAFASLVLSLISFRDKK
- a CDS encoding IclR family transcriptional regulator; this translates as MQSKNKTVVRSMDILNLFLTHSKLSFNEMVLFSGIPKTSVYRMVISLEEMGFLDKDKDGKYSLGLLFLQFGHLVAERLDIRQIALPIMQKLHHEVGEAVNLIVQDGKEAIYIEKLDTKQPVRLYTAIGRRSPLYAGACSRVILAFLPHDEREQYLEQIELKPIASGTITDKERLRLLLEETQRSGYTVSHSELENYSSAIAAPIFNYNGQVIAGISIAGLDVNYQQEALPQLVEKVKHAAFEISQNFGYIQN
- a CDS encoding MerR family transcriptional regulator, whose protein sequence is MDKKNGKYLTTGEFAKLCKVNKQTLFYYDQIGLLSPVLKNEKGYRYYSIRQIELFFVIDLLKYLGMSLNDIQQYTQNRSPENFLALMYQKKVEIVKKRQEIEMKEKIIETKIALMEEASHLDLHQVTVEQLPEATLYLSRNIENITDEEFVEVVSDFINELNVLQLDTGYPIGVITKREHVLKGEFTNYSYLYIEQPNPKKGYPYFKSVKGDFLSGYHIGDEKTIQKTYKRLFSEMDRLNLALGDYVFEEYIYDTVVMNHKEHYVTKIMIQVDQIES
- the norA gene encoding multidrug efflux MFS transporter NorA, translating into MKTHKVTLGLLLMNLFIAFLGIGLVIPVLPTLMNELGITGTTVGYLTAAFAIAQLIVSPFAGKAVDKWGRKIMIVIGLFIFGISEFLFGIGREIEMLFISRILGGISAAFIMPAVTAFIADITNLDTRPKALGYMSAAISTGFIIGPGIGGFLAGFGTRIPFFFAGALGTIAAILSIILLSEPNRKEEINEQGSDGKIGFKRIIAPKYFLAFILIFIASFGLAAFESFFSLFVDHKFQFKPFDIAIVITGGAIFGAVSQVLLFDRLTRIWGEIKLIRYSLIVSALLVFLMTVVHSYFSILLVTFIVFVGFDLFRPAVTSYLSSIAGNEQGFVGGMNSMFTSLANISGPILGGILFDIDINYPYYFATVILSLGIVITLFWKKQANDSSNEVKASVANSSN
- a CDS encoding GNAT family N-acetyltransferase; its protein translation is MIIREIKKEDNARVKKIIQDSLKSLGLAIPGTAYFDPQLNDLHQYYNNLKHANYWVVEMDGEVVGGIGIAPFNEHDKVCELQKLYLNTKTQGLGLGKKLMETALSFASKHYAKCYLETKHELKNACILYEKFGFTLLHEPLSGSDHSAMDAWYLKDLN